In Bdellovibrionales bacterium, a genomic segment contains:
- a CDS encoding rRNA pseudouridine synthase: MDQKPTDHRIRLNKYLADCGVASRRKADEIIEAGAVTVNGRKVFELGIRIDPKTDKVICNGKPVTSPHRMVYYAFNKPKNVVTSNSDPQGRPTVLDFFPKEKLRIFPVGRLDWDSEGLLLMTNDGDFANEVMNPKSKITKTYHVKLNSIPTDAQLEKLTRGVSIEGAGKVSAVAVRRLTEKTTETKGWIEIVITEGKNRQVRKMFEKIGHDVTKLRRVAIGELRIGTLQGGAIKVLGAEDLIKIFKIHKADLKDTKKVRQKPKSKESKKVSAYKQAAKKS; the protein is encoded by the coding sequence ATGGACCAAAAACCCACCGATCATAGAATAAGACTGAACAAATATTTGGCCGACTGCGGAGTCGCCAGTCGCCGCAAGGCCGATGAGATTATTGAAGCCGGTGCCGTGACTGTGAACGGTCGGAAGGTTTTCGAATTAGGGATTCGTATTGATCCAAAAACCGACAAAGTTATTTGTAATGGTAAACCGGTCACCTCCCCTCACCGCATGGTTTACTACGCGTTTAATAAACCCAAAAACGTAGTGACCTCAAATTCAGATCCCCAGGGTCGTCCCACGGTCCTTGATTTCTTCCCTAAAGAAAAGCTTCGCATCTTTCCGGTGGGTCGACTGGATTGGGATAGCGAGGGATTATTATTAATGACGAATGACGGTGATTTCGCCAACGAAGTCATGAATCCTAAATCTAAAATCACTAAGACCTACCATGTGAAGTTAAATTCCATCCCGACCGATGCGCAGTTAGAAAAACTCACCCGTGGAGTTTCGATCGAAGGTGCTGGTAAAGTGTCGGCCGTTGCGGTTCGTCGTTTGACCGAAAAAACCACGGAAACCAAAGGATGGATCGAGATTGTGATTACCGAAGGTAAAAACCGCCAAGTGCGCAAGATGTTCGAAAAAATCGGTCACGATGTGACTAAATTGCGTCGTGTGGCCATTGGTGAATTACGTATCGGAACTTTGCAAGGGGGAGCGATAAAAGTTCTCGGTGCGGAAGATCTCATCAAAATTTTTAAAATTCACAAGGCCGATCTGAAGGACACCAAAAAGGTTCGTCAAAAACCAAAATCGAAAGAATCGAAAAAAGTTTCCGCTTACAAGCAAGCCGCAAAAAAATCTTAG